Below is a genomic region from Erigeron canadensis isolate Cc75 chromosome 7, C_canadensis_v1, whole genome shotgun sequence.
aagttgtttaatatATGATTGGGgaaaaaaatatacacatatacagaTTCCCAATACAGGTTTAACacattaataaattattcaataagtttattgtttaaatatcaattaatataatatagttcATGGTCTATTCCGGTTCCAATATAATTTTGGATTACATTACATTCTATCAGCAATATTTACCTAGCAAAGACCAAAAAGGGAAATTGTGTAAGGAACCAAgaataacaaaaatgaaaactGGGTGTGACATGAGAATGAAAACTAGATGCGACTTGACGAAATTACAACAATGGcattttcattaattttcttattaaaatgAAAGAATTTAAATGCTTTAATAGTGGTACAATATGTTTATAAtctttgtattttattatatgttttaatggTTATATAATATGCATTTCATCTTGTACTTTAAGTGTTAAatgtattaagtgactgaatatataaataatgtttgaatGTTTTAAGTAAAAATTAGGTAATAgacagttatttttgtttaaagaatatgaaatttgactgaatgaattaagttcttaattactAGGTCTATTAGCAAAAAAAGAACGGAGCCTAAATATGAAACACATCTAATCAAATATGtcaataatatcataaattattacaaaataaataataagttaaacaaattaaaataatacagtaatatatatgaaaaaaaaaattgaataccTTAGatgaccttaaaaaaaaaaacttgcacaGACATTTGTGTTCATGGCTTTTGTTGTCCTTTTAATGATAATTACTATACATagtaaatttattaaatcaatTTGCTTAGAGACTGGTCATTTTCTTTTGTACACCACCAACTTTCTTTTCTCCTTCATTTTCGGTTAACTCcttatcttcttatttttaGGACATTAAATTGGAAGtagagttttaaaaaataaatatttaccaaagttaaaaagtatattaCGGTAgttctaaatatatttaatttaatgtttattattaaaGCCCAATATTAATGTTGCCACatctatttatgtttttatatatataaatatgattaatattgtaaaaaaaacatagagatgacacataagatttatcatatgtggcaatatttaagCATAACTTTGAGTTAAGAAGGATAGCTTAGAAGGCTaggataactactgttttaatatatatatatacacacgtgGACACatataatgcataaaataaatcAAGTATAGTCCATAGTGGCTTACCTAACACAAAAACCTTAATTAAATTCTTATCAAAGTTCAAACATATTCAACAAATGTGTACGTacatgacattcaaaacacGCATCAAATTATGAAAATAAACGGTTGTAGTGTCGCATTCATGCacaattgaatctatatatagttaatttaacTTACCctcatataataatatgatattatatacTAGTAATATCAGCATTAGtattaacattaacattaatACTAATACCAATATATCTTCAAAGATGAcctttttgagtttttcatttatatactaCTTGTCTaccaataaaattaaacaatacTATACGTATACGTTGtacataaattaatatattatatttctcTTTGCAAGTCTCATAAATGTAGTAAAGTATAGAAAAAGTAATCTgtttcaacattaaacttttttttccccattaGGCCGGTGCTTATAAAGAGTCTTGGCGAGCGTCCAAGAAGCTCTAAGACGCGGACGGTTATGGATACCAATCGTCCTTGTGGAGCGTCTTTGGGTGGGAGTCCTCACAAAGAAGATGAAGGACGGACATGTGTGGGTCGGcagcaaatttttttttatatatgtgtgggatatatatatatatatataggtgtattTTTGTGtgtgagataaattataaaataattgatgatgtCGAAAGAAGTTTCAAGAAGCTTTTGGGTAGAGTAGTCATGGTGATGTGATGTTGAGTTGGCAGACAAGAAGCTCCCCTTATAAGCACATGCCTTAAGCCATCTGGAGCAAGAcattattttacctttttttgtGTCAAGAAGCCTTATAAAGCCTTATAAAGCCATGTACATTGCCCCAAGGGgctttattgattaaaaaaatactctACGCGCGTTGTACAAGacgtttaaaaaaaaggaaCGTTGTGCAAGATTCCAAACGGCTACATGCAAGATTCCaaagttttgttaaacaaaacataaaacaaaaaaataaaaaaatacatgtttGGCCCACAAAAAGGGCATTATGAAGAAGCCTTGCTCCATGTGAATATGAGAGAAAGCCCTTTGATGACTGGATTGATACTTGTCAAAAGATGCTTCTAGGAGGGGCTTTATGAGGAAGCTTTGCTCCGCTTAGCCTTAGACACACGTATTCAAAcaagctagtgcgtacgtgtATAGTAAATTCGTTTTTTCCATCCTTTTTCTTGTTAACATTTACAATAGAAGGCATAATTAGTGTGttaatcattaattatttactattcaattgttttttgtttttttttttccttttttttttctgacaAAAAAGGTTATATTCTAACacatttcataaaatatatagattttaaaGACATacagcaaaaaaataaaaataaaaaaaatacttgcaTAGTTGTACACTCCTTACTTCCAAACAATATTCTGTTGTTCATTTCTTGTTAAATATAATGTATAGTTGCTGCTAATATTAGATGATAGACAATGCTCGACACTAAAGTATATCTTTGCATCTCTTATTTGGAGTAATTAAtcacattaaattaaaacttttatggAAGTACAAGTCTTTTTGCAGTAATTGCAAAAGTCACAATGCACATGTTGCTATGATCTACATACAAATATCATCATTAATTATGCAAAATTTTCAATCTCTAAAAACAATTATGAAAGTTGAAACGACCGGGTGGAAATTAAACTACTTTAATTTGGACATGTTGTGATGGTTTGTTTGGggaaattaaaactttttacGTTTCACATTTCACGTGTATGGCTTTCAAAAAAGTAATTGTGTGTTCTAAcaattacttttctttttaccAAAAGAAAAATTCGAAAATGACGCATCATTGTTGAGAAagtaaagtaaatatatatagccCTTGACTACTTGACAATTTGACTCGTAAAAACAATCTTGCTATCAATAGCATATTCAAACTAATCAAGTAGTGATATGCCCCCCACCTAAGctagttgataaaaaaaaagtaattatatgttttataataacCTGATATCTTATATATCTATGTTGCAACAACAGTTTCTAAATATTATGCAAATTAGGAGAACAACTAGGATAGGTAATTAGAATTTGTATTAGACTAAATTCAATTAGGTAAAACCTGTTTACTTAGTACTTTAAGGCAAAGAACggttataattatatttaagagAAGTAAATTTTGTATATTGCTAGAAGTAACCTAATAACAACTTCTTTGATGTCATAAGTTTAACATTCAAGACATCATATTTCATAGTCATTTAGTCTTTAAAAAATTCAGGACATCAATCTCATTAATAATATCATGTATGTGGGATATTTAATTaatgaaagaaaaggaaaatgatatgtatataaggaatatacgtatatatgtatttcgTACAGAAAACATGAGCAAACACTACTAGTAACAATGTAACTAGTTGAAAACTAGCTTAATTAGAGTAATGAAATTAAACATCtccatcattattattaatcatgCTATATATATtgcttgtatatatatcttGCTTCACTTGCATTTATATCCAAATCATTCTACCCTGCAACgcaaaagtaaattaaaaatcaaaatcatcactatatatatgcataactAAATGTATATAATGACGCATAGTAAGTAGGTTAGTGTGTTCAAAAAGAAGTACGTGGAGCAATCAAAGGTGCGGCTAATCTTGTAAGGAATAGAAACATCGCATTTTGTTGGGAGTTCACTAGCGTAGTTTATATTAAGGCCAGGAACCAAGTTAGCGGCTTGTTCCATACATGTACAAGCTATCTGGCGGTCAGTTTTGGTGTTCGCTTCCTTGTACAACGTCTGAACCCCATGACAACATGTTTGAGGCACTTGACCTCCTCTAATCAGGTAGGTGGCACATGGAGTTAGCCTACTAACCACTAACTGACAAGTCACCGCGCTCTCTGATGAACGAGGTACACTTGCCACTACTATGGCCACGAGCGTCGCCACTAATGCCACCTTTGCTCCACCTTCCATTGTTGTCGTGAGATTTTGTGTGTATTGTTAAAGAACGTAAATTAATTTGGGTTTAATTAAAAAGGCAAAGAGGTTAATTTATATGCGTTGAAGGGTTAGAAAGTGGAGTGTGCATTATATAGTGGGTGCAAATTAAGTGAGAAATAATATTATCgtgtgtttttgtgtgtcaGTGAGAAATTTTGATAAGAAACTTGTAGTTCTACGTCTAGGATTCTTACATTATatgattgtaattgtaatataGTAAAAGGAAATTAATTAATTCTCTAACTCGATCATCTCCGCATATTTTGGTCATTACACATTCCtattatcataatcaaaagatGCATGCGATTTAAAAGTGAATTAGCAAGTGGATGACTCTTGGCATATAATGATCGAGGacattaaaaagattattagaaGGATGAGTTAGGAAGATCTATCATGactcaaaattatatatttgtaaacatAGAAAACAAAGGTATTACTTAACGTCTCAATTTGCCAAATCTAAACCTATGgataaataattaatgtgttCAAGAACTTGGATTTATTCTGTAAGTCGATATATGCATGATATGTTAACATGAAGAttaatttgatttgttgatgGCAAAAGATCAAGGTGtaaactataataaaattttcaaattacaATATGATcaggaattaaaaaaataagcgCTAATAGTACACATGCTTTTgagtatatatgatatgatatttaGAGATCTCAGCTAGAGGCGTATATACGAAAGTCACTCAATATTATATCTACCAAAACATTTTCAATTTAACTAAACATGTCTATCAGTGGAAACGTAAAGTAACAAATGTTTGCATATCACACATTTTGGATTGCAAGAACATAATGCTTAATTTATGCTAAATAGATGGGCATATGTAATGTCTATTGTCTTAcaattaaaattgattttatttgatattCAAGTTCAAAACCAAgataaataatactcgtagaTAATATACGATGAATTTAGtttttggtacatggaaagtaATTAGGACCATCATTTGAGTTAACTAGTTGCCTAATGACCAGTAAAAATTGGTGATGTGTGAATTACATGTGAATATATGCCGGAACCTATGACATTTATCTTATTGGTCATTGTACTATGTCGTTTTAACCATTATATTTTCGCACTAAAAATCTGCATTTTCCTGGTAGCAAGATTTTACGATTCATTTACATGCTTTACCATCCATTTGGACCAATTACATATATGTTCTCTATTCCTCATCGTTCATATCAGGCTGCGAAAATGAGGTGATAGCAACAGGCCCACAATTAAAGGCCCAACTTTTGCCCATAATCTAGCCCAAAAATCCAAAGCAGTAAATTTGCGTGTTTAATAGAAAATGTGGACTTGGGATCGGAATGGGATCTTTCCCATTCACATTTCAGATTCTTTATAATGGTTTTCGAAATTAtttatactacttattaaagaaaatatccCCATGTTAAAAATTACATGAaagaaatgtctaaaatgtcatcccatgtaatattttcatctaccacctttaaaatatgtaatattttcacttagcactaaaatatttttatttacaatactcttaacattaattattaagttacactatcaatcatatatcttttaaaatatctccattaagcGTTAATAATCTACATTAAGCGttaataatctacatcaatCGACGTCTCATCTACCACAAAGAGTCACacctaccaccacatcgtcgccgccacgaccaccgccgcattgcgcgggtaacgtgctagtattaGTTAACTAGGATTAAgtttagttaatttatatatctttatctttatctttactctCTTATAAAGGAAATGACCTCTGTTTATTCTAGGTAATTCTACCTATGAATTACCATAATTAccattgactatttatgttttgcccttaattaattataatttacaatctaaacctttattttaataaataacagTTTAAGCCcctatcttctaaaaatttccactatcacaataACATCAACCTAAACCACTTgacactgccaccaccaccaatagtaccatcaccgccgccgccgtcgcattgcgcgggtatcatgctcgtatatataaaaactattacAGGCTTAAAAAGTTTTAGGCTTTATCTAAGTTACTTCTCAACAAAAATTAGATTGTTACTCGAGCTTGTATTTAAgaaagttataacttataaagcTACGTCGATAGTCGTCTACCCCTTATAGCCTTTAGTTGAACGAAATGAAATGAGCGGTTATTAATTTTGGGGCGGGGCCTAATAGTTTTGGGCCAACCATATCTGATGGGTTAAGTCAATAGAAGGTTGAATGTTTGAAAAGGAAggattgaaacttgaaatgtaAATCAAACTTGGTGTTGATTATTTGTACCTTCAACTTGTAGGCTATATGGGGGAACCCTAACCTCGATAttacaattggatacccatcgactcaccccgtatgagccatatgatgttGGTACAATACCTACATCCTAATCTCCACATGATTTGGGCAACCCGAAGGATtgaacccgcgtatttaaacttcatatATGAGTCTAGGCTTCATTGATAACGGATACcttaaagaaatttttttttgttcccaGCGAagatcgaacctgagaccttaaggttATCAAGTGTttgccttaccactaggctaattcTTTGTTGGTTACCTTCAACTTGTGAAATGATACAAAATTTGACAAATTGTCAGGACCATCAATATGTGAAAAATATCATCTTGACAACAATTGTTGcgatatacacacatacacacatatcaTTGTAGATCTTCTATTTGTGTTAAGACAAGTATAAATTATATACTATTTTCCTACATATAacaaatacttatatatatagatatgccTTTGGTCTAATTAAGAGACTAACAATATTCAAAGTATACCTTCAGTGAACTGGATGTGGGTTTGATTTCATTTTAGACATATACTAAAATGATCTAATATAGGCCTATAGGGTGTGTATAGGTTCGgcctaaacaaaaataatataaaaaactatgCATATAGTTGTCGTAAAAAAggagattaattaattaattaaaaagtgaaTTAATAACATACGAGTCACAGTCTTCGTCTTCGGATATGATGAAAGGAATGTCAAGATCGCACTCTTCAGGAAGAGCTTCGAGATATACGGATTTGATACGGGGGTCAGACGTATATAAATTATCTATGCAAACACAAGCCAACTTGATGTCATAGCTTGTTTTTATGATGGCTTTCAGTCCCTTAAGACTATCACAACAAGCTGCCCGAACCTCACCACCGCTCGTTAGGTATTTTGTGCATGGCACAAAGAAAGACACAACTTGACCGCAGTTTTCAAAGGCGGCCTCCGTCCAGGGAATGGCTAACATCACCATGAAAGCCACCATGGCACAAAGAAGCTTCTTCATTGCCACTAGAAGTATTGATTATATATTGACAATATATGTTATGCCGAGTACcatatgtttaattatgtatttggtTTTGGTGTAAGAAAATGTTTAGGAGCCTAGCTTGGAGGGTATACATTTATATACACGAGGTCTTTAGTTCTTTACACGAGTGCATCTTTGAGGCAAGTCTCGGTCTGCTTACAAATTAAAGAtccctacatataaataaagtatattatGAGTAATGAGAGAAAACATCAAAAATAGAAGATGAACAATACtctcaatatataataaaattaataaatcatGTTAATTCTCATGCTTTACAAGGTTGAAGAAAGCAgtctttctttatatatatataagatattcGAGTAACTCAAACGAAGATTCTAACTATTATAGCCATGAACATAATTGAGCATATGTGAACATGAACAACATACATAAATGAACAACTAAGAGGTATATATGTTCAGctgttccatatatatatatatatatatataaatttgtaaaaaataatttttttcaaagggTGTAACCCGTAAGTTATAGGCGAAACTTCTTAGACTATGTCAGAGTCATGATAACTAAGGGTGAAGctcgttaggtagatcaccccatcatcaACCAtctcctatgacttatcactcccaccagctaccccttattattatctttaaggGCGAGACCTTTACTGTACCCTTACATATATAACttactaactcgggttagaatttttttttaaaaaaaaaaaaaaaatttatatggattgagttaattaaaaaagaatgaaaaaagtgaaaaaatgtcaaaaaaaaaagctaaaaaatattaaaaaatggaCCTTTTTCTCTCTTCACTCTTTAAGAACCTTCTCTTTGGAtctctactatatatatatatatatatatatgattgatcatttatttagttatataaacaaactttaTGTGTTCGTATTTGTTAATTTTGTCAAACGAACAGACGTATATAAACTTTCTGTTCAATTTGTCGAAGATTTGCTTGTTTACAGTCTTAattacaaatcaaaataaaaagtagGTAAAATGGTGTAAGGGAAAGTGCTTTTTCATTTTACCAATAGGTTCTAGTCCACATTATCGATTGCACTTCCTAATATACAAAAGATGGGAAatggttgtatttaacgtgtataaaataacttgtacttctatattaaaagtttaccttttgattttcatggtaaatgtataaataatctATGCACCTTATACACAACCctaaggctgtatttagcaaacccctttaattttccaaaaaataaaaagagtttcCATCTctagaatataaataaaatttttgaaaacacgTTCAAAACcagaaatgaaaaataatatgaggttttcaaaatttgaaaaatgaaaaaggaaagctggaaaacaataaaaaggtGTTTTTTAGTACAGTGTTTTCTTTTTCCATgaaaaacttttctaaaaaaatacaaCTTGAAcgcgttttttgttttctatgtttttttagaaaatgaaaataaaaaagatgagaGTTTTCTTGAGTTAAACGCACCTTAACTCCTTCGATTATATAGTCAACTATGGTGAGTTCCTTACGTATGAACACTTCTTCG
It encodes:
- the LOC122608681 gene encoding non-specific lipid-transfer protein 1-like isoform X1; protein product: MEGGAKVALVATLVAIVVASVPRSSESAVTCQLVVSRLTPCATYLIRGGQVPQTCCHGVQTLYKEANTKTDRQIACTCMEQAANLVPGLNINYASELPTKCDVSIPYKISRTFDCSTVE
- the LOC122608681 gene encoding non-specific lipid-transfer protein 1-like isoform X2 encodes the protein MKKLLCAMVAFMVMLAIPWTEAAFENCGQVVSFFVPCTKYLTSGGEVRAACCDSLKGLKAIIKTSYDIKLACVCIDNLYTSDPRIKSVYLEALPEECDLDIPFIISEDEDCDSVE